The Ornithinibacillus sp. 4-3 region CTAATAACACACTTTTTAAATTTAAATTCATTAATCGATCCCATTCTTCAAGATCCATATTTACAACATCTAAGTCTTTCTTTAAATTTGTGGAGCCGACATTATTAAATAAAACTGTTATTTTTCCATACTGCTTCACTGTAAATTCCACAGCTTCTTTAATGGATTCTTCATTTCCTGCATCTAGGAAAATACCTACTGCTTCTCCGCCATTTGCTTTAATATCTTCTGCTACTTTCTTTGCTCCATCAACATTGTAATCAGCGACAACAACTTTTGCTCCTTCTTTTGCTAAAAGTGCTGATGATGAAAGACCGATCCCTGAAGCCCCCCCTGTTACTAGTGCAACTTTGTTTTTTACTCTATCCATTTTAAAAATCCCCTTTTTTATGATTATTAATGAAAGCTTTATATCCTTGGCATAGTAATATAGGTAGGTTCTCTTCATTGTTTCTTCCTACCTATTGAACTAAATTGAAAAATACATTTTTATCGTAATTTTGTAGAACCACCATCAACCATAATTGTTTGTCCAGTAATGTAATCTGAGTCGCTGCTTGATAAGAATACAGCTACTCTTCCAATATCTCCCTCAGGATCTCCCATTCTTCTAAGTGGGATGCTATTAATCATTGCTTCGTATAATTCGGGTGAAGATTCACTCCACTGTTCAACACCAGAAGTTAATGCAATTGGTGAGATGATATTGACATTAATCCCTTCAGGTCCCCATTCATTTGATGCCACACGTGAAATAGCTCGAATTGCTTCTTTCGCAGCTGCATAAGAAGTTTGAGTTGCTTGACCGTTCAGTCCCGCACCAGAAGCAAAGTTAATCACCTTCCCCTTTGTTTTCTTTAGTTCTGGATAAGCGACTTGCATAAAGTTGAAGGTTGGATAAAAGCCTGTTCCGAATGATAAATCAAACATTTCTTGTGTTGTATCAGTAAATAATGCTTGTTTCGAAGCATGAGCATTGTTTATTAGAATATCTAATTTGCCAAATTTATCTATTACAGCGCTTACAATTTCTTCCACATTTTCTCTCTTTGAAATATCTTTAATAAATAGCATGCCCTCATTGTATTCATTAATTTTAGCTAATGTTTTTTGTCCCATTTCTTCATTGATATCTACGATTGCAATATGTGCTCCTTCTTTTGCTAAAGCAAGAGCCATGCCTCTGCCAATACCTGATGCACTCCCAGTGATAATTGCTACTTTTCCTTCTAATCTCATGTGAAGTTCTCCTTTTCTGTTTGTAATAATTATTTAAGACTTTCCGATTTTTAATCTTTATTTCTCTATGCTTCACAGCTAAAAGGTGAAAAGGGAATAAATTACTTTTTAGTTATCCTCTTTCTTCCTCAACTCATTTTAAGAACATTGATTGACGTAAAGACTAGCCAACTTTATTTAATTCACTCGTTCTAATACTTCTTTCGATATCTCCTTTCTAATTTATTTCGTATTTAATTGTTAGATATCTAAATATTTATAAGTAAATAATATTAATTTGTGACGAAAAAAGCAAATTTTTTGCACAAAGTTGTGAAGCTTCACATATTTGGAGTATCAAGAACTGTTTATGAATAATAATCGAAAAAAATAAAAAGTAGGTAGACAATTATCGTCTCCTACTTTTTATTTATATAATATTATCTATAAAACTCTTTCACAGCAGTGATAAACTCATTCACTAGCTTTAATTTCAAGGATGATTTTCTAACTAAAACCCAAGTATCTAATATGATTTCTTTACCATCTTTATAAAATAAATTCGTTGAATGTAAACCATCCTCTTCACTTAAGAAAATCTTTGGAACTACTGCATATCCAAGTCCATTTTTCACCATCTCTTTACAGGCAATATAATCATTAATTTCCATTCCAATTGATGGTGGCTTATCAAAGCGCTCATACCACCAGTCATTTATTAAATGATTTAAATATGTAGAAGTTTTATATTGTATTCTTGATAAGTTTGGCAAATTATCTATATCCATCTCATGATTTGAAATCAAACATATATTCTCTCGATTGATAAAATATTTTGTTTCTGACCAGATATAATCTCCTCTCACTAAGCCTATTTGAATATCTCCCTTTTGCAGCAAATCATAAATTTCATCACTATAGCCTGTATAAATTTCTGTATTGACGTTGGGATATTTTTCGTTGAATTCCTTTAAAATCAATGGAAGCTTTTCAGTAGCAGTGATTCTAGATACACCAATTTTTAACTTCCCTCGAATTTGACCACTCATATTAAGGATATTATTTTTTATATTGCTCCATCTACGTAATTGTTCAACTGCACAATCAACTAAATATTCACCTTCTGATGTAATTTCAATATTTCTTCCTTTTTTAACAAAAATTTTCACTCCTAATTTTTTCTCCATTTCCCTGATTCGATAAGTTAATGCAGAGGGAGTAAAATAAAGCCGTTCGGCTGCCTTGGTTAAATTACCTTCCCTAGAAATATACTTGAGTATTAAACAATCCTTCTCATCCATGATAGCCCTCCAGAAAGTAAAGCTGTTTTTTCTATTATATAGAAAGAAGACCTTTTCTGAATAAATGAAGTACTAGGTACAACTTTCAGAAAAGGTCTTCTCTATAAATGATGTTACTGCAAATAGTAATATAGTCTAGTTAGCAAAAAGTAAAACATTTGTATTCATATTTATTCGGAGGCCCCATTGCAACCCAGATACTTCCTTTACTCGGCTGAGCAATTACTGACGCAAAGGTGATCGTATCTGATCTACCATCAGTGACCTCACGACATAATGCATGTGGATATGTTTCACGATCCCTTAAAATAGACATCATCGTATTTGCATCCAAATCGCCATGATGATTGCTTAAAAGCTCTGTCATTCGCTTGAACCGAGCATGTGTATTTTCTAGATAGCGATCTGTTGCTCTTTCCTCCTCTAATAATTCATCTGCAACATAGTGATTAGCATGTGCCAAAAGCCCATTTTCGGCTTTAATCGGATAATCTCTTGTTGGTGTTGTTTCTAGATCAACTGCATTTCCTTTAGAGTCTAGCATAATTAAGTTACGTGAGGATGCTCTGGGCACACTTCGAACAGCAGCAATCGCCTTATCAACTGAATCATATTGTAAAGCTAAACGCGATAACATATATCTAGGAAAACCTACTCTCCAACCATCACATTTGAGGAAATTAGCAAATACACCTAACCCTTTATCATTAATACCTATATAAGAAACCTGTCCTGCTGGTGTTAGCATAAGCACAGAGGAGCCATTCTCTGGAATAATTTCAACAATTACTCCTATTTCTGAATATAGCTCTGGTAAATCAGCATTTTGACCAACTAAAGGCACTCCATCCTTAGTAGCTTCAGGTAAAACAGCAAATGTCGTACACTCATCATTTTCCTCTAAGTCACGATAAACTTCCGCTCTTAATTGCAGAAAATACGCCTCAGCTAAAGTAATATTTGCAGCTTCAGCTATTCCAGTAATCTCTTCATCTAAAAACTTAGCATGCTCTAAAACATATGGTCTATACTTAATTACAGCATCCATGATCTCTTCATAAGATACATCTAGCTTAGAAGTGATCCGATCTAAAGCTAATTTTAAATGTTTTTTGATTAAATCACGAAAAGCCTCACCATGCTGTAATCCAATTTCATAGTGTGATCCCTTTAACTGACAAAAGGGAAATATCTCTGATGATCTTTCTTGAGTTTTCATTGTAAAATCTCCTATCTTTGTATGTGATATATAATGAAAAGAAACAAAATCCGTTAAATTATTGTATGTTAATCTTCTTTATAAACATTCCATAAGACAAAACCTCTATAGAATTCCAAACCATGGACATTATTATTTACGCCATGAATATTATTGGATTCCCCAATTTTCACAATTGGTTTATAATCTACAAACCATTGCTGCAGATGATCAAAATAAGCCTCAGCTTCTTCTAAGGATGTCTGACTTTCGAATTCCTCTTTTAATTCTTCTAATTCAGGACTATCTGTCCAGCCAGCATAACTATTATTTAAATAGTTTGTCGTTAATGGCTCTGGAACAGCTGTATTTACTACAGTGAATATATCCCATGCGTCCTCATTATCTCGATAATCTAAAAATGTCGG contains the following coding sequences:
- a CDS encoding SDR family NAD(P)-dependent oxidoreductase, coding for MRLEGKVAIITGSASGIGRGMALALAKEGAHIAIVDINEEMGQKTLAKINEYNEGMLFIKDISKRENVEEIVSAVIDKFGKLDILINNAHASKQALFTDTTQEMFDLSFGTGFYPTFNFMQVAYPELKKTKGKVINFASGAGLNGQATQTSYAAAKEAIRAISRVASNEWGPEGINVNIISPIALTSGVEQWSESSPELYEAMINSIPLRRMGDPEGDIGRVAVFLSSSDSDYITGQTIMVDGGSTKLR
- a CDS encoding LysR family transcriptional regulator is translated as MDEKDCLILKYISREGNLTKAAERLYFTPSALTYRIREMEKKLGVKIFVKKGRNIEITSEGEYLVDCAVEQLRRWSNIKNNILNMSGQIRGKLKIGVSRITATEKLPLILKEFNEKYPNVNTEIYTGYSDEIYDLLQKGDIQIGLVRGDYIWSETKYFINRENICLISNHEMDIDNLPNLSRIQYKTSTYLNHLINDWWYERFDKPPSIGMEINDYIACKEMVKNGLGYAVVPKIFLSEEDGLHSTNLFYKDGKEIILDTWVLVRKSSLKLKLVNEFITAVKEFYR
- a CDS encoding C45 family autoproteolytic acyltransferase/hydolase, with protein sequence MKTQERSSEIFPFCQLKGSHYEIGLQHGEAFRDLIKKHLKLALDRITSKLDVSYEEIMDAVIKYRPYVLEHAKFLDEEITGIAEAANITLAEAYFLQLRAEVYRDLEENDECTTFAVLPEATKDGVPLVGQNADLPELYSEIGVIVEIIPENGSSVLMLTPAGQVSYIGINDKGLGVFANFLKCDGWRVGFPRYMLSRLALQYDSVDKAIAAVRSVPRASSRNLIMLDSKGNAVDLETTPTRDYPIKAENGLLAHANHYVADELLEEERATDRYLENTHARFKRMTELLSNHHGDLDANTMMSILRDRETYPHALCREVTDGRSDTITFASVIAQPSKGSIWVAMGPPNKYEYKCFTFC